One part of the Arthrobacter tumbae genome encodes these proteins:
- a CDS encoding PIN domain-containing protein, with protein sequence MTWSTWASTAASLDWHHADPFDRLIAAQALIEGATVITSDAAMHDYEPLSTLW encoded by the coding sequence TCAACATGGGCCAGCACGGCAGCGTCCCTGGACTGGCACCATGCAGACCCCTTCGACCGACTCATTGCAGCGCAAGCCCTGATCGAAGGTGCCACTGTGATCACCAGCGACGCCGCCATGCACGACTACGAACCGCTGAGTACCCTTTGGTAG
- a CDS encoding TetR/AcrR family transcriptional regulator: protein MAPTPRERARTQTMKDIIRIGREHLAVHGAAALSLRAIARELGLVSSAVYRYVESRDELLTLLVVDAYTELGDEVDHAVSKVPASDYAARFIALARAVRVWAVREPARYALLFGSPVPGYHAPAEQTTGPGTRVIRALVRIYDDAYRAKGGVAALPALQHEAPVEVQLAADLAWIRQEMGLEADDDLIVRGTLVWAALFGVISFEVFGQYGARTFGDPEQLFEQHLLVLKGVVGL, encoded by the coding sequence ATGGCCCCTACTCCACGTGAACGTGCGCGCACCCAGACGATGAAAGACATCATCAGGATCGGCCGCGAACATCTCGCTGTGCATGGGGCCGCTGCCTTGTCGCTGCGGGCCATCGCCCGGGAGCTCGGGCTGGTTTCTTCGGCGGTCTATCGGTACGTCGAGAGTCGGGATGAGCTCCTTACCCTGCTGGTGGTGGACGCCTATACGGAGTTGGGCGACGAGGTGGATCACGCGGTCTCGAAAGTGCCGGCGTCGGACTACGCCGCCAGGTTTATTGCCCTGGCCCGTGCGGTACGCGTCTGGGCGGTCAGGGAGCCCGCGCGCTATGCGCTGCTCTTCGGCAGCCCGGTTCCGGGCTATCACGCACCCGCGGAGCAGACCACAGGTCCCGGTACCCGTGTGATCAGGGCGCTGGTCCGGATCTACGATGACGCCTACCGGGCCAAGGGCGGCGTGGCAGCCCTCCCGGCCCTGCAGCATGAGGCGCCAGTGGAAGTTCAGCTAGCTGCAGACCTGGCCTGGATTCGGCAGGAGATGGGTTTGGAAGCCGACGATGACCTGATCGTGAGGGGAACGCTCGTCTGGGCAGCACTCTTCGGCGTGATCAGCTTTGAGGTCTTCGGCCAGTATGGCGCGCGCACGTTCGGCGATCCGGAGCAGCTGTTTGAGCAGCACTTGCTGGTGCTGAAGGGGGTTGTGGGGCTATAG